One Silene latifolia isolate original U9 population chromosome 4, ASM4854445v1, whole genome shotgun sequence DNA segment encodes these proteins:
- the LOC141652801 gene encoding uncharacterized protein LOC141652801 yields the protein MGKPNESASAMEVDVQKSTPSDQKFSINVLQLLKSAQMQHGLRHGDYMRYRRYCTARLRRLYKSLKFTHGRGKYSRKVITENTVTDVRFLHVLLYTAERAWSHAMEKRQLPDGPNRRQRIYLIGRLRKAVKWASLFAQLCAIKGDSRTSLEAEAYASYMKGNLLFEQDQNWDTALRNFKSARAVYEELGKYGDLEFQLLCRERVEELEPSIRYCLHKIGQSNLQASELLQIGEMEGPALDLFKAKLEAVMAEARTQQAASMTEFNWLGHRFPISNPKTRVSILKAQELEKDLQGPTADTLHGEKKLSVYDKIFTAYHDARSSIRNDLVTAGSAENVKDDLNGLDKAVSAVLGQRTIERNQLLVKIAKSKLTRSRDDKNEKVTKPEELVRLYDLLLQNVADLSDLVTSGRDRRPEEIVFADECTLKSSVFRAERCFYLAKSYSLAGKRAEAYALYSRALSLAEDVLQKLQAMVNVEPVMMEELRTFHRECRSNICIEHATGIIEEQKVPENLSKKMSNMTLTGADKKDKFLAEKLDVYEAVISEPNTKAPPRIDAFPPAFQTIPRNPIVLDLAYNMIEFPSLENRVKKARSLISRFFG from the exons ATGGGAAAACCAAATGAATCGGCTTCCGCAATGGAGGTTGATGTCCAGAAATCGACACCTTCCGATCAAAAATTCTCGATCAATG TGTTGCAACTCTTGAAATCTGCTCAAATGCAACATGGATTGCGCCATGGTGACTACATGCGTTACAG GAGGTATTGTACAGCTCGTTTGCGAAGACTTTACAAGTCCTTGAAGTTTACCCATGGGCGTGGCAAATATAGCCGGAAGGTTATTACTGAGAACACCGTCACCGATGTGAG GTTTCTCCATGTTCTTTTGTATACAGCTGAAAGAGCATGGAGCCACGCCATGGAGAAAAGACAGCTACCAGACGGTCCAAATAGGCGTCAGCGTATCTACCTTATCGGCAGGTTAAGGAAGGCTGTTAAATGGGCCAGTCTTTTCGCACAGCTTTGTGCAATCAAGGGTGATTCACGAACTTCTTTGGAAGCTGAG GCCTATGCATCATATATGAAAGGGAACCTGTTGTTCGAGCAAGATCAGAATTGGGACACCGCTCTTAGGAACTTTAAGAGTGCCAG GGCTGTCTATGAGGAACTCGGAAAGTATGGAGACCTTGAGTTTCAGCTTCTATGCCGTGAACGTGTGGAGGAGTTAGAACCAAGCATTAGGTACTGCTTACACAAAATTGGCCAGTCTAATTTGCAGGCTTCTGAACTTCTGCAGATTGGTGAAATGGAAGGTCCAGCTCTCGATCTTTTTAAAGCTAAATTGGAG GCTGTCATGGCGGAGGCAAGAACTCAGCAGGCTGCGTCCATGACAGAGTTCAATTGGCTTGGCCACAGATTTCCTATTTCCAACCCTAAGACGAGAGTTTCCATCCTCAAAG CTCAGGAATTGGAGAAGGATCTCCAAGGTCCAACTGCAGACACACTTCATGGCGAAAAGAAACTCTCTGTGTATGACAAAATTTTTACAGCCTATCACGATGCGAGGAGTTCTATACGCAACGATTTG gtCACTGCAGGCAGTGCTGAAAATGTGAAGGACGATCTGAACGGGCTTGACAAAGCTGTAAGTGCTGTCCTTGGACAGCGTACCATTGAGCGGAACCAACTTTTAGTTAAAATTGCAAAGAGCAAGCTTACTAGAAGCCGTGATGACAAAAATGAAAAAGTCACCAAACCGGAGGAACTTGTTCGCTTGTATGATTTACTCCTGCAA AATGTAGCTGATCTTTCTGATTTAGTCACTTCTGGGAGGGATAGGAGGCCTGAAGAGATTGTATTTGCTGATGAATGTACACTCAAAAGCTCAGTTTTCCGGGCAGAGAG ATGCTTTTACTTGGCAAAATCCTACAGCTTAGCAGGGAAGAGAGCTGAAGCTTATGCATTGTATTCTCGTGCTCTTTCTCTAGCAGAGGATGTTTTGCAAAAATTGCAGGCCATGGTGAATGTTGAACCG GTGATGATGGAGGAGTTGAGGACATTTCATCGTGAATGCAGATCAAACATCTGTATAGAACATGCTACAGGAATCATTGAAGAGCAGAAGGTCCCAGAAAATCTTTCGAAAAAGATGTCAAATATGACTCTGACTGGGGCTGATAAAAAG GATAAATTCCTTGCTGAGAAGCTTGATGTATACGAGGCAGTAATTAGTGAACCCAACACAAAAGCACCACCACGCATCGATGCTTTTCCTCCGGCTTTCCAGACAATTCCAAGGAACCCTATCGTTCTGGATCTTGCTTATAATATGATCGAGTTCCCCTCACTAGAGAATAGAGTGAAGAAGGCGCGAAGTCTGATTAGTCGATTTTTTGGGTAA